Genomic segment of Labilithrix sp.:
AAGCTCGACCTCGAGGCCGCGTTCATCACCGATCACGACAAGCTGCTCGTCGCGCTCGGCTCCGGCTCGTCGCCGCTCCGCGAGCGCTTCGTGCTGATCGAGGAGCCCGCGTCGGAGGCGCCGCGCGTGATGCTGTTCGACGCGCCCGCGTTCTACGGGCTCCTGCGCTCGCACCGCGAGCTCTCGGGCTCGGAGCTGAACATCGAAGGCGCGGTCGTGCACGGCGACGACCTCGTGCTCTTCCAGCGCGGCAACGGCGCGCCCGGGGCCGACGGGACGAAGCCGGTCAACGCGACCGCGCGCATCGCGCTCGCGTCGCTCCTCGCCTACGTGCGCGAGGGCAGCCCGCTGCCGCCGCTCCACGACGTGATCGAGTGGAAGCTCCCGCGCGGGCTCACGTTCACCGACGGCGCGGTCGCCCCCGACGGCGGGCTCGCGTTCCTCGCCTGCGCGGAGGACTGTCCCGACGCGACGCAGGACGGCCCCGTCAGCGAGGTCGCGTTCGGGCGCCTCGACGAAGGCAAACGCACCTTCACGGTGGAGCCGATCATCGACGAGGACGGCGAGCCGCTCCTCGACAAAGCCGAGGGCCTCGCGTGGGATCCGGCCGACAAGAAGCGGCTCTTCGTCGTGACCGACCGCGACGACGCGGCGACGCCTTCGGACCTCCTCGAGCTTCGTCTGTCGTAAGCTCGCAGACACATGACGGAAGAGGCGAAGCCCGAGCCGCCGGCGAAGTTCCCGCGGACGTTCTACTACGCGAACGTGATCGAGCTCTTCGAGCGGCTCGCGCACTACGGCTTCTACATCAGCCTCGCGCTCTACCTCCGCAGCGTCGTCGGCATGAACGACATCGAGGTCGGCGCCACGCTCGGCAACTTCCGCTTCGTCGGGTCCCTCGCGCCGATCCCGTGCGGCGCGATCGCGGACAAGATCTCGTTCAAGCGATCGCTCCAGATCGCGTTCGTCGGCTACGCCGCGGGTTACGGCACCGTCGTCTTCTTCCCGCAGAAGGCCGCCGTCGTCGCCGCGCTGATGCTCATCGCCGTGTCGGGCGGCTTCCTCAAGCCCGTCATCACCGGCACGGTCGTGCGCACGAGCCCGCCCGGACGGCAGCAGGAGGGTTTTTCGATCTTCTACCGCATGGTCAACGCCGGCAGCGTGGTCGGGAAGATCATCGCCTACGGCGTCCGCGCGTTCATCGCGATCCGCTGGGTCGCGGCGTCGTCGGTCGGCGCGAGCATCATCTCGCTCGGCATCGCGAGCTTCCTCTACGAGGAGCCGCCGGGCGCGCCGAAGAAGGACGACAAACCCGCCTTCACCGATCTGCTCAGGGGCTACGCCGACGCGCTGAAGGACCTCCGGTTCACCGCCTTCCTGCTCATGATCAGCGGCTACTACTTCATGATCGAGCAGTTCTACATGACGTTCCCGCAGTACCTGACGCGCCACATCGATCCGAAGGCGCCGCTCGAGATCATCACGCTCATCAACCCGCTCACGATCGCGGTCGCGGGCGGCTTGATCACGCGCACGTCGGCCCGCCTCCTCAAGAGGTTCGCGCCGATCTGGACGAACGTCGCCGGCGTGCTCATCGCGTCGCTGTCGATGTTCGCGATGGGCGCGGTGCCGGGGTACGCCGGCGCGTGCCTCTCCGCCGCGATCTTCGCGGTCGCGGAGATGACCTTCACGCCGAAGTTCTACGACCAGCTCGGGAGCATGGCGCCGAAGGGCAAGGCGGGCCTGTACATGGGCCTCGCGTTCGTCCCGTCGGCGATCGGCGCGTGGATCGGCGGCCAGGTCTCGGGCCCGCTCGTCAAGGCGTACCTCCCCGAGCTGGGCGAGCGGAACCCGTTCCTCATCTGGTCGATCTATGCCGCCTTCGGCGTCGCGTGCGCGGCGATGATGGCGCTCTTCGCGAAGCTCGTGCCGAGCCTCCCGAAGCCGGCGGAGGCCGCGAGCGCCGGCGGCGCGCCGGTCTCGATCGCGCCGCGCCCACCACCCAACAGAGCGAACATCGTCCTGGGCGCGGTGTCGATGCTCGTCGGGCTCGCCATCGCCTTCGGTGTCGAGGCCGCCGCTCCCGGCATCGGCGGCCGCGACATCTTGTCTACAGGCTTCATCTTGGTCGGCCTCTTCCGCATCCTACGCGGCCTCTCCGGCCGCCGCTGACCCGCACCAAAAAGACAATCGGCCCCGAAAGCCGGAGCTTCGAGGCCGATGGCGTGACGCGCGGAAGGATGCGAACTAAAGCACGCCCTTGCAGGCGAGGGTCACGTCGACGCGGCCCGAGACGGTGCCGTTCGACACCGAGCACGCGTTGCCGTGGAGGATGACCTTCGTCGGCTTCTTCGGATCGTCGAACGTCCAGCCGTTCTCCGCGTCCTTCGGGATCGCGGTGACGCTGCCGTCCGCCGACGTCATCGTGACGGTGACGCGGTTCAGGTCGACGTTGCTGCTGACCTTGAACGAGAACTCGCAGGAGGCGCTGAGCGCGCGGATCTTGTTGATCGCGTCGATGAGCGCCTGCTTCATCGCGGTGACGTCGTCGCCCGGCGTGATCTGGAAGTGGCAGACCGCCGAGGGATCCGTCGCCTCCGGATCGCAGCCGGCCGGCGCGGTGCCGCCCGCCTGCGCGACCTTGCTCATGAAGATGGGGTCGTAGCTCGAACCGGTGGGGAACGGACCGATGCCGACGGAGAACGTCGTGACCGGACCCGCCGGCGGCTGCTCGGCGAGCTGCTCGGCGGCGAGCTCCTCGCACTGCTTCTTCGCGGTCGCGCCGCCGTTCGGCTCGCCGTCGCTCATGAAGACGACGACGCGCTTGATCTTCGACGAGTCGAGGCCCGCGCTTGCCGGCGGCTTGAACTTGTTGACGATCTTGTACGCCTCGGTCAGCGCGCGGACGCTCTCCGTGCCGCCGCCGCCCGCGGTCGGCGTGTCGATCGCGTCCTTGAGCTCGTCGACGTGGCTCGAGTCGCTCATCGGCTTCGGCGCGATCTTGTTGCGGATCGACGTGCCGAAGCGCATCGAGCCGACGAAGGTCGCCGGGTCGGCGTTCGTGCTCATGTCGTCGAAGGCGGCGAGGAGCGCGTCACGCGCGGCCTCCCACTTTCCGCCGCCGTCGAAGTCCATGCTCCCGGAGTCGTCGACGACGAACTCGATGACGACCGGCGTGCGCGCGATCTCGGTCTGCGACTGCGAGCAGCCGCCGTCCTCGCCGTCGGTGCCCGGCTCGTCGTCGGGCTGGAAGCCCATCCCGCGACCGGCGTCCGGCTCGGTGGGGGCCTTGTCCTGATAGAAACTCTCGCGCGGTTGGCTGCTGCACGCGATGGCGAGGGCGGCAGCGAACAGGGGAGCCAGGAAGAAGGACTTGCGCATGATTCTCCAGCGCGTCGGGCGGGAGCTCGCACGGAGGCGTGGCAAGCTCGTGACGCGGCGCCTGTACTGGCGCTGGAGCGGTGTTGCGGCAATATTATTTTACGTCTCCGAATCCGAAATGTTCCCTCCGGCGGGGCCGTAAGGCCATGAAACCAAGGACATTCACGCGCAGACAGCTCTTCGCCGCGGCCGCCGGAGGGGCGCTCGCGGCAGCGGCGGGGCGGGCGCGCGCGGACGGAGGGGGAAACGACTACGACGCGGAGGCGGACCTCCGCAACTTGCGGCTCGCCGACCTCACCGAGGGAGGCCGCCGTTTCACGCTGATTTCGCCACGTTACCAGAACGCTGACAAGCCGATCCCGCTCGTCGTCTTCCTCCACGGGCTCGGCGAGACGACGAACGAGCGCCTGGGCGCGTACGCGTGGCTCGAGAAATACGGGCTCGGGCTCGCGTGGCAGCGCCTGAAGCGCGCCCCGATCGAGCGGACGAGCAAGCGCGGAGAGTGGACCGACGCGCGGCTCGCGGAGGTGAACGCCGACCTCGCCGCGCGGCCCTTCCGCGGGTTCGCGATGGCGTGCCCCTTCATGCCGAACCCGAAGGGCGCGCCCGATCACGACGCGTACGCGAAGTGGCTCGAGACGTCGCTCCTTCCACGCGTCCGAAAGGAGACGAACGTGCACGGCGACGCGGCGCGGACCTACCTCTGCGGCGTCTCGCTCGGCGGCTACGTGTCGCTCGAGATGCTGACGCGCCTTCCTTCTCATTTCGGCGCGTGGGCCGGGGTGCAGACCGCGATCGGGACGTGGGCGGCGGAGGGTTACGCGCAGCGGATCGAGAAGGCGGGACCGAAGCCGATGCTCCTCCTCACGAGCACGCTCGATCACTGGAAGACGTCGAGCGAGGCGCTCGCCGCCGCGTTCACCGCGCGCGCGATGAAGCACGAGCTCCGCGTGGTGCCGGGCCCGCACGATCAGCCGTGGCTCCGCGAAGCCGGCACGATCGAGTCGCTGCACTGGCTCGACCGCCTCGATCGCAGCGAGGGGTGAGGTAGGGCTTTACTCAACGTCGGGGGCTTTGCCCCCGACACCCCCACCCCAGACACGGCCCTCGCGCGGAGCGCTCGGGGCGCTTCGCGCCCGCTTTCGCGGCCGCTTCTGGGGCCCTTTTGCTTGGAGCTTTGGGGGGAGCTGGAACTTTGGGGGGCGTGGGGTTTCGGTCGTGTGGGCCGGCGTGATGCTGTTGCCGAGAAGGAGGAGTGCGCGCGATGGGTGGTGTGAATGTCGAGGGTGGTGGTGGGAAGCGGCGGTCGCTGGACTCGGAGATCAACATGATCCCGATGATCGACCTCCTGATGGTCACGATCTCGTTCCTCCTCATCACCGCGGTGTGGGTGCATTCGCAGCGGATGGAAGCGGACGCGCAGGTGCCGGGGCCGCCGACGGCGGAGCCGCCCTGCACCGACCGCAAGGAGGAGGCGAAGCTCCACGTCGAGACGAGCGATCCCTCGAAGTTCGTCCTCGCGTGGAAGGAGGGACGCACGGTCGTGCGCTCGACGGAGATCCCGCGCGAGACGCGGCAGAAGAACGGGTTCCCCACCCTCGCAGCGAAGGTCTCCGAGGAGTACAAGGCGAGCGGCGTTCATCACAGCCCGACCGATCGCCAGCACGATCGCGCCGTCGTCCACGCCGCGAACGACATGCCCTACGCCGAGCTCATCGCCGTGATGGACGCCGTCGCCACGCCTCAGCGCGAGCTCCTCACCGGCGAGAAGCGCATCGCAACGAACGCCTTCCAGGTCACGTTCGCCGCCGACTAGCAGCGGGCACGCGGCGCGCCGTCCACGTCACGCAACCGAAGCGGCGCTCATCGGTCGGGCTGTGACCGCCAGCTCGATCGGGCCGTCTTTTGCGCCGCGAACGGCATTGCCCTACGCCGAGCTCATCGCCGTGATGGCCGCCGTCGCCACGCCGCGGGCTCGTCACCGGCGAGAAGCGCGTCGCGACAACGCCTCCAGATCACGTGCGCCGCCGATTCGGTCGCGGGCATGCGTTCCTGGTCTCGTTCGCGACCGACGAGCACGCGGCGCGTTCCTGCTTTCGTTCGCCGCCGACTGGGCTGCGGGCACGCGCGCGCGGCGGGGTGCGCTATCTGCTGCGGCGCTTCTTCTTCTCGTCGGCTCGCGGGTGGGAGCGGCGCATGAGGGTGGAGAGGGTGCGGACGACGATGAGGAAGGTGACGAGCGGGCCGAGGTCAATGCGGTAGCTGCCGCGGACCGCCTTGCATGCGGTCGAGCCCTGGCCCACCACGTCGATTGCGACGCCGTCGTCGTCGTCGTCGTCGAACGGCTCGCAGAGGCCTGGCTCGCCGTTTGGGCGCACCGTGTAGCGCGCGTCGCGGAGGGGGCCCGTGTTGGCCGCGAACGTGAGGTCGCCCACGAACGACGCCGTGCCGCCGATGAGGCCGCGGTACCGCGTCGCCACGCTCACGCCGGCGGGGAGCGCCAGGTCGAGGTCGTCGCAGCGCTCGCGTGAGACGTTGGTGCAGCCGGCGTCCGCGTCGTCGGTCCCCGCGTCCGCGACGCCGCCCTCCGGCACGTCGTCGTCGGCTCCGGCGTCGTCGGCGCCGGCGTCGTCGGCTTCCGCATCTTCATCGCCTGCGTCGGATACGCCGGCATCGTCTTCTTCCTCGGAGTCCACGGAACAGACGAGGTGCGGCTCGGCGCTGCGCGGACCGCACTCGTCGCGGAAGATGTCGCCGAGCGTGCTCGGTGCGCCGCCGTCCGCGCCCGCGTCGCTCGTGCGCGCGACGAGCGAGCGCGAAGACTCGAGGACCCAGCGCGTCTCGACCGCCACGCCCGCGTCGGACGCGCCTGCGCCTGCGCCTGCGTCGAACGCGCCCGGGCCCGCGTCGGACGCACCTCCGTCGGCGGCGGGTGGGGCGCCGAGCGCGACGGTGACGAGCGACTCGTAGTTCGAGGACGAGCCTTGCATCGCGAGCTTGCTCTCGTCGATCGTGACGACGGGCTGCGCGACGAGGTCCTGCGCCCCCGCCGCGAGCGTGATGAGCGTCACCGGCGTCGCGGCCTGATCGGCGCCGGTGCTCATCCGCACGAGGCGGAGCGGGACGGCGGGGCTCGGCGAGGTCGTGACGACGCGGAGCGATTGAACGATCGAGACCGGCGCCGGCGCGCGCGCCCGGAACCCGTACACCTCGTAGCCGTCGGCCTCGAGCGCGAGGAGGCCGTCGAGGAAACCGGCCGGCGCGTCGTACTCGTAGCGCGCGAGCCAGCGCGACGCGCTCCCGTCACCCGCCTGGAGCCGCTCGCGCTCGTACGGTCCGACCGTATCTTCGCTGCCCCCGTCGCGTGGCCGGTCGTCGTTCCTTCCGCCGGGGCCGAAGCCCTCCCCCGGGCCACATCCGTGGATCGCGCTGCAGCCCGGATGGCCGTGATCCGACGGCTCGCATCCGTCGCTGTCGCAGCTCCCGCATCCCCCTTGCGACGACGTGAGGCAGCCACCCTGCGCCTCGCCCTCGGACGTGCTCCCTCGGCTCCCGCTGCCGCCGCAACCGCAGCCGCCCCCTCCGCTGCCGCTCCCGCTCCCACTTCCGCCGCCGCTCCCGCCGCCGCAGCCGCTGCTGCTTCCCTCCGGGACGTGGCCGGACACGTTGATGCCGCCCTCGAACGAGCCGCCGCTGGAACCCCCGCCGATCGCGTTGCACGTCACGCCGGTCGGGAGCGCGCGCACGATGACGCGCGTCGCGCGCTCGGTCGCGGCGACGAACGCGGGCGCCGTGATCTCGACGCGGCCGCCCGCCTTCACCGCGACGATGAGCCCGACGTCGGACGCGCCGCCCGAAAAATCGATCGCGTCCCACGTCACCGTCCCGCTCGCGCCGAGCGACACCGTGATGTTGTGACGGTTCACGCGCGCGCCGCTCTCGCCCGAAAACAGCACCGCCGCGGTCGCGCCCGCGGAAGGTGCCGCGAGCGCGCACGCCGCCATCACGCCGAGCGCGAGCCCGAGCCTCACAGGATCTCCTCGCCCTGCTTCGACGGATCGTCGGGCGGCGGAGGCGTGGGTGTGGGCGCGGGAGTAGGATCCGGCGCCGGAGCCGGCGTGGGATCCGGCGTCGGAGCACGATCGGGCGCGGGCTCCGGCGGCCTCACCGGCTCGTCGTCGTCGTTCTTGATGTCGGAGTAGTCCGGCACCGAGCCGAAGTTGAACCCGATCCCGAAGACCACCATCGTCCCCGGCGTGCCGACCGCCTGGAGGACCGTGACCTCCGGATGGATCGCGCGCCGCGCCTCGGGCCGGTAGTCGATGCCGAAGCCGATGCGCGCCGCGAACGTGTCGCCGCCGAAGACCTGCGTGCGGGCGAAGTCGGACGAGACCTGCTTGCCGACGACGTACGTGACGCCGGGCGTCGCGACGAGCGAGAGCTTCTTGCTCACGTTGATCGACGCGATGAGCGGGAAATGGAAATACGCCGCGGCGCCGCTTCGACGCGTCTCCGCGCGATCGTAGTTCCACTCGAGGAAGGCCTCCGCGCCCGCGGCGGCGGCGAGGTCGAAGCGACCGCGGATGAAGTTCACCTTCAGGTCCGCGCCGAGCTCCGTCAGGCTGCCGATGCGCGCGCCGACGTCGATGCGGTCGACCACGCCGACGCGCATCGCGTAGGTCGGGAGGATGGGGAGCGCGCCGGTCCCCGAGTGCTGGTGGTGGAAGCCGACCGCCTCGAGCGCGAACGTGTGCTGGAACTTCCCGGGCGCCACCGTGCGCGCGGTCGCGTACGTGTTCGGGCTCGAGCAGCCGGACGCGCCGGCGAGCGCGAAGACGCCGACCGCGATGCCTTGAATCGTCGAGCGAAACCTCACCCCACGACCACTCTACGCGAGCCCGGCCTGACGTGAAGTGCGAACCTTGCACAACCCACGGCGCGTACGCCCTATTTTTGCTGGTTTTCGGGGTGGCCTTTCGATTGCAGTCGTCGAGCTGCATGATCCGAACGCACGCGCGGTCCCTTGCTCTCCTCTTCTCCGCGGCCCTCACCGCCTGCACCGCCGCCGACAACGGCAACGGCAACGACGACACAGCCGCGACCGACCCGGCCCCGACGGCGAAGAACTTCGGGACGTTCAACTTCCAGACCCAGCGCCAGGGCAGCGACAGCGCGCAGGTCGTCGCCGCGACCTTCAGCAACACGTCCTCGGACCCGTCCGCCGGCTGCTCCGCGCCCGAGATCTCGGGGAGCTGCGCGATCCGCACGTGCAACGTCCCCAGCCGAAGCGGCGGCATCACGTTCGCCCCGCTCCCGGCGGGCGAGGTCTCCGCGAGCGTCGGCGCGACCGACGTCGCCCTCAAGGAGACGAACGGGTTCTGGGTGGCGGCGCAGCCGGTGAGCTGGCGCCCGGGAGACACGCTGAAGGGGAGGGCCTCCGGCGCCGCGGGAGGCGCGCCGGCCTTCGACCTCGAGGTGAAGGCGCCGTCGATCGTCGCGGTCTCGGCGCCGGTGTTCCCGGGCGGCATCGTCCCCAAGCCGCTCGCGCACGCGAAGTCGCAAGACCTGAAGGCGACCTGGACCGACGGGACCGAGGGCACCGTCCAGCTCCTGCTGTCGACCATCGGAGAGGACGCCGCCCTCAGCATCATGTGCGAGGCGCCGGCGACGGCGGGTGAGCTCGTCGTCCCCGCCGCCGTGCTCGCCCGGATCCCCACGCCGCGCGCGTTC
This window contains:
- a CDS encoding MFS transporter, with the translated sequence MTEEAKPEPPAKFPRTFYYANVIELFERLAHYGFYISLALYLRSVVGMNDIEVGATLGNFRFVGSLAPIPCGAIADKISFKRSLQIAFVGYAAGYGTVVFFPQKAAVVAALMLIAVSGGFLKPVITGTVVRTSPPGRQQEGFSIFYRMVNAGSVVGKIIAYGVRAFIAIRWVAASSVGASIISLGIASFLYEEPPGAPKKDDKPAFTDLLRGYADALKDLRFTAFLLMISGYYFMIEQFYMTFPQYLTRHIDPKAPLEIITLINPLTIAVAGGLITRTSARLLKRFAPIWTNVAGVLIASLSMFAMGAVPGYAGACLSAAIFAVAEMTFTPKFYDQLGSMAPKGKAGLYMGLAFVPSAIGAWIGGQVSGPLVKAYLPELGERNPFLIWSIYAAFGVACAAMMALFAKLVPSLPKPAEAASAGGAPVSIAPRPPPNRANIVLGAVSMLVGLAIAFGVEAAAPGIGGRDILSTGFILVGLFRILRGLSGRR
- a CDS encoding VWA domain-containing protein; translation: MRKSFFLAPLFAAALAIACSSQPRESFYQDKAPTEPDAGRGMGFQPDDEPGTDGEDGGCSQSQTEIARTPVVIEFVVDDSGSMDFDGGGKWEAARDALLAAFDDMSTNADPATFVGSMRFGTSIRNKIAPKPMSDSSHVDELKDAIDTPTAGGGGTESVRALTEAYKIVNKFKPPASAGLDSSKIKRVVVFMSDGEPNGGATAKKQCEELAAEQLAEQPPAGPVTTFSVGIGPFPTGSSYDPIFMSKVAQAGGTAPAGCDPEATDPSAVCHFQITPGDDVTAMKQALIDAINKIRALSASCEFSFKVSSNVDLNRVTVTMTSADGSVTAIPKDAENGWTFDDPKKPTKVILHGNACSVSNGTVSGRVDVTLACKGVL
- a CDS encoding biopolymer transporter ExbD; its protein translation is MGGVNVEGGGGKRRSLDSEINMIPMIDLLMVTISFLLITAVWVHSQRMEADAQVPGPPTAEPPCTDRKEEAKLHVETSDPSKFVLAWKEGRTVVRSTEIPRETRQKNGFPTLAAKVSEEYKASGVHHSPTDRQHDRAVVHAANDMPYAELIAVMDAVATPQRELLTGEKRIATNAFQVTFAAD